The following are from one region of the Coffea eugenioides isolate CCC68of chromosome 2, Ceug_1.0, whole genome shotgun sequence genome:
- the LOC113759556 gene encoding uncharacterized protein LOC113759556, with product MANNSDTDNDDSNIDVAPNSGSDIDSLQGSDKEGHSRPPMKRKGDGRLEVRTFQQKQFSYHNKSVKSGWVGRKYVNRFRENPKLDYASFKNLVAEDYCDLVTKQGKFQRLYMCFTGVKKGFLDACRLVFGLDGTFLKGAASGVLLTAAGVNPNNGLYLIAYAATEGETKHSWIWFLALVKEDLKIEKDHEWIIMSDKQKGKIQTCEIVFLGADHRFCMKHMHSNMATAGFKRTAMRRALWKAAKATTHAQFITRMEAIGKLDVDAIKWLEDKNSAEWSKSHFRTFSKCAILLNNICKSFNSKILDAREGSIVVMMEALRHFVMQRMQENRDRASEKWSKFDFYPKIRKRMTVNIDKATYYVPYKSNDVSFEIACPYGEKWTVNIEDWTCSCRKWDLIGIPCSHANLALWIAMKDPMQYINGCYTIKMYLKCYDSCILPVSGKNEREDVDIQAPLPPTYGKAP from the exons ATGGCGAATAATTCTGATACTGATAATGACGACTCCAACATAGATGTTGCACCAAATTCAGGTTCAGATATTGATAGTCTCCAAGGTTCAGATAAAGAGGGTCATTCAAGACCCCCTAT GAAGAGGAAAGGTGATGGAAGATTGGAAGTTAGAACATTCCAGCAGAAGCAATTTTCATATCATAACAAGAGTGTCAAATCTGGGTGGGTTGGCAGAAAATATGTTAACAGATTTAGGGAGAATCCCAAGCTGGATTATGCTAGCTTCAAAAATCTG GTAGCAGAAGACTACTGTGATTTAGTCACCAAACAAGGAAAATTTCAAAGATTGTACATGTGCTTTACTGGGGTGAAAAAAGGATTTTTGGATGCTTGTAGGCTTGTGTTTGGTTTAGATGGGACTTTTCTCAAAGGTGCAGCTAGTGGAGTATTGCTGACAGCAGCTGGAGTTAATCCAAATAATGGTTTGTACCTAATTGCTTATGCAGCAACTGAGGGAGAAACTAAGCATTCTTGGATTTGGTTTCTTGCTTTAGTTAAGGAGGatctaaaaattgaaaaagaccATGAATGGATCATAATGAGTGACAAGCAGAAGGGCAAAATTCAGACATGTGAAATAGTTTTTCTAGGGGCTGATCATAGATTTTGTATGAAGCATATGCATAGCAATATGGCAACTGCTGGATTCAAAAGGACAGCCATGAGGCGAGCTCTATGGAAAGCAGCTAAGGCAACTACTCATGCACAATTCATAACAAGAATGGAAGCCATAGGAAAATTAGATGTTGATGCAATTAAGTGGTTAGAGGACAAGAATTCAGCAGAGTGGAGTAAATCACACTTCAGAACATTCTCTAAATGTGCTATTTTGTTGAATAACATATGTAAATCATTTAACAGTAAAATATTAGATGCCAGGGAGGGGTCCATTGTTGTCATGATGGAGGCATTAAGGCATTTTGTCATGCAAAGAATGCAGGAAAATAGAGATAGAGCTAGTGAAAAGTGGAGTAAATTTGATTTCTAtccaaaaatcagaaaaaggaTGACGGTCAATATTGACAAGGCAACTTACTATGTGCCTTACAAATCAAATGATGTGAGTTTTGAAATTGCTTGTCCTTATGGTGAAAAGTGGACGGTCAATATTGAGGATTGGACTTGCTCATGCAGGAAATGGGATTTGATAGGGATACCATGCTCTCATGCAAATTTAGCTTTGTGGATTGCTATGAAGGACCCTATGCAGTACATTAATGGCTGCTACACTATTAAAATGTATCTTAAATGTTATGATTCTTGCATTTTACCTGTGAGTGGAAAGAATGAGCGGGAAGATGTAGATATTCAGGCACCCCTCCCACCAACATATGGAAAAGCACCATGA